One genomic region from Polyangium spumosum encodes:
- a CDS encoding DnaJ C-terminal domain-containing protein produces MARDLYTVLGVARDADEDTIKKAFRKLAVQYHPDKAPGKANEAKFKEINRAYEVLSDKQKRALYDEFGEDSLQQGFDPERARFVRQYGGGRGRAGGGGAGGVPFNVEEIFGGGGGGGGADFGDLFGDMFGRIRGGGARGGPRGARKGQDVESEVTIDFVSAVKGTTVELQRAGEEPMTVRIPAGANEGSRIRVPGQGGPGLGGGPAGDLLLTIHVTPHALFKREGDDLRLDVPVSIGEAYFGGKIKVPTPDGEVTLKMPARTQSGQVLRLKGKGVARKGKEPGDLYVRFLIQIRTEEDPRIAEAVKELDVVGEELRKDLRF; encoded by the coding sequence ATGGCTCGTGACCTTTACACTGTGCTCGGCGTCGCCCGGGACGCAGACGAAGACACCATCAAGAAGGCTTTCCGCAAGCTCGCCGTCCAGTACCACCCGGACAAGGCGCCTGGAAAGGCGAACGAGGCGAAGTTCAAGGAGATCAACCGAGCGTACGAGGTCCTGTCGGACAAGCAGAAGCGCGCGCTCTACGACGAGTTCGGGGAGGACAGCCTGCAGCAGGGCTTCGACCCGGAGCGCGCGCGTTTCGTGCGCCAGTACGGAGGCGGCCGCGGCCGAGCGGGCGGCGGCGGTGCCGGCGGGGTGCCGTTCAACGTCGAGGAGATCTTCGGCGGGGGCGGCGGCGGCGGCGGGGCCGATTTCGGGGACCTGTTCGGCGACATGTTCGGCCGGATCCGCGGGGGCGGGGCGCGCGGCGGGCCGCGCGGGGCGCGGAAGGGGCAGGACGTCGAGAGCGAGGTGACGATCGACTTCGTCTCGGCGGTGAAGGGCACGACGGTCGAGCTCCAGCGCGCGGGCGAGGAGCCGATGACGGTGCGTATCCCTGCGGGCGCGAACGAGGGCAGCCGCATCCGCGTGCCTGGTCAGGGCGGGCCCGGGCTGGGCGGCGGACCTGCCGGGGATTTGCTGCTGACGATCCACGTGACGCCGCACGCTTTGTTCAAGCGCGAGGGGGACGATTTACGTCTCGACGTGCCTGTGAGCATCGGCGAGGCGTATTTCGGCGGGAAGATCAAGGTGCCGACGCCGGACGGGGAGGTGACGCTGAAGATGCCTGCGCGGACGCAGAGCGGGCAGGTGTTGCGCCTCAAAGGAAAAGGCGTGGCGCGAAAAGGGAAGGAGCCGGGGGATCTGTATGTGCGGTTCTTGATCCAGATTCGCACGGAGGAGGATCCGCGCATCGCGGAGGCGGTGAAGGAGCTGGATGTGGTGGGGGAGGAGCTGAGGAAGGATTTGAGGTTCTAG
- a CDS encoding HNH endonuclease signature motif containing protein: MSREHIPASVQRRVRERAQNRCEYCRISQESQEATFHVDHVLPRRHGGPTTLDNLALSCVSCSLRKGARTSALDPVTSASVALYDPRSSRWEDHFSVNVEFVIQGTTATGRVTVEVLRMNRPLAVAIRREEALRGRYPSS; encoded by the coding sequence GTGAGCCGGGAGCACATCCCCGCCTCGGTGCAACGCCGCGTCCGTGAGCGGGCGCAAAACCGATGCGAATATTGCAGGATCTCCCAGGAGAGTCAGGAAGCGACGTTCCACGTCGATCACGTGTTGCCTCGACGGCACGGAGGCCCGACCACGCTCGACAACCTGGCGCTCTCCTGCGTATCGTGCTCGCTCCGCAAAGGAGCGCGAACATCCGCCCTGGACCCGGTCACGAGCGCGTCCGTCGCGCTCTATGATCCCAGGTCGTCACGCTGGGAAGACCATTTCAGCGTCAATGTCGAGTTCGTCATCCAAGGGACGACGGCGACGGGGCGGGTGACCGTCGAGGTTCTCCGGATGAACCGCCCGCTCGCCGTCGCCATTCGTCGCGAGGAAGCATTACGGGGGCGGTACCCGAGCTCGTGA
- the asnB gene encoding asparagine synthase (glutamine-hydrolyzing) encodes MCGFAGGFSPDKRFENMPLTTEHLELLRHRGPDGQGFYADDHAMLGFRRLAIIDLAGGAQPIYSEDEQIVVVVNGEIYNHHELRQQLQERHRFRSRVDGEVLVHLYEERGIDFVKELRGMFAFALYDRKARRLVLGRDRAGQKPLYYKWDQGTLRFASEIKPLLRDGHAPVSRAAVADYLRFGYVPAPRTIFEGIHKLPAGTLLVAESGAAPRLVPYWRLGFTHDDGQMPRPLEVEQWSEALRSTLHEAVRIRLESEVPMGFLLSGGVDSASVFALGAPGLETHRARAFTIGFKGSAIDESPAAAEVARRYEADHRVIHLEREQARTLDDILHQVEEPVSTDALLPTAAVFDAVARAGVTTVLSGEGSDELFAGYRKFAVATQDPELEGASPLDRYLRHEEFVFSRRERAALLGEDLDDGRFDELDREARELDPLSQMLLIETRLRLPDRINLRLDRTSMARSIEARAPFMDHRVMEFAAKIPHAVRTGPDFTKRVLRRAMRDFLPDVVLSAKKAPFHAPDTWFTGADRDESLLGASAVAEAGLVDAAAVQALRARARAGSRSAQERVFSLYVLHAWYHAFHRVERRAVAA; translated from the coding sequence ATGTGTGGGTTCGCCGGAGGCTTCTCCCCTGACAAACGTTTCGAGAACATGCCCTTGACGACGGAGCACCTCGAGCTCCTCCGCCACCGCGGACCGGATGGTCAGGGCTTCTACGCCGACGATCACGCGATGCTCGGGTTCCGCCGGCTCGCCATCATCGACCTCGCGGGCGGCGCGCAGCCGATCTACTCCGAGGACGAGCAGATCGTCGTCGTCGTCAATGGCGAGATCTACAACCACCACGAGCTCCGCCAGCAATTGCAGGAGCGGCACCGCTTCCGCTCGCGCGTCGACGGCGAGGTCCTCGTGCACCTCTACGAGGAGCGGGGGATCGATTTCGTGAAGGAGCTGCGCGGCATGTTTGCCTTCGCGCTCTACGATCGCAAGGCGCGCCGCCTCGTCCTCGGCCGCGACCGCGCCGGGCAGAAGCCGCTTTATTACAAGTGGGATCAGGGGACGCTGCGGTTCGCCTCGGAGATCAAGCCCCTCCTCCGGGACGGTCATGCCCCCGTCAGCCGCGCCGCGGTCGCCGATTACCTTCGTTTTGGATACGTCCCGGCGCCGCGGACCATCTTCGAGGGGATCCACAAGCTCCCGGCCGGCACGTTGCTCGTCGCGGAGTCCGGCGCGGCGCCGCGCCTGGTCCCGTACTGGCGGCTCGGCTTCACGCATGACGATGGCCAGATGCCGCGGCCGCTCGAGGTCGAGCAATGGAGCGAGGCGCTCCGGTCGACGCTGCACGAGGCCGTACGGATACGCCTCGAGAGCGAGGTGCCGATGGGCTTCCTCCTGAGCGGCGGCGTCGACTCCGCGTCCGTGTTCGCGCTGGGCGCCCCGGGCCTCGAGACGCATCGCGCGCGGGCCTTCACGATTGGCTTCAAGGGCTCGGCCATCGACGAATCTCCCGCCGCGGCCGAGGTGGCGCGGCGTTACGAGGCGGACCACCGGGTGATCCACCTGGAGCGCGAGCAGGCGAGGACGCTCGACGATATCCTCCATCAAGTCGAGGAGCCGGTCTCGACGGACGCATTGTTGCCGACGGCGGCGGTCTTCGACGCGGTCGCGCGGGCGGGCGTGACGACGGTGCTCTCGGGCGAGGGCAGCGACGAGCTCTTCGCGGGATACCGGAAATTCGCGGTCGCCACGCAGGATCCGGAGCTCGAGGGCGCGAGCCCGCTCGATCGATATCTTAGGCACGAGGAGTTCGTCTTCTCGCGGCGCGAGCGGGCGGCGCTGCTCGGCGAGGACCTCGACGACGGTCGATTCGACGAGCTCGATCGCGAGGCGCGGGAGCTCGACCCGCTCTCGCAGATGTTGCTGATCGAGACGCGCCTTCGGTTGCCCGACCGCATCAACCTGCGTCTGGATCGGACGAGCATGGCGCGGAGCATCGAGGCGCGCGCGCCGTTCATGGATCACCGTGTGATGGAGTTTGCGGCGAAGATCCCGCACGCGGTGCGCACGGGCCCCGATTTCACGAAGCGTGTGCTTCGGCGCGCGATGCGCGACTTCTTGCCCGACGTCGTGCTCTCCGCGAAGAAGGCGCCGTTCCACGCGCCGGACACGTGGTTCACGGGCGCCGATCGGGACGAGTCGTTGCTCGGCGCGAGCGCGGTCGCGGAGGCGGGCCTGGTCGACGCGGCGGCGGTGCAGGCGCTGCGGGCGCGGGCGCGCGCGGGGAGCCGGAGCGCGCAGGAGCGGGTCTTCTCGCTGTACGTGCTGCACGCCTGGTACCACGCGTTCCACCGGGTCGAGCGCCGCGCCGTCGCGGCTTGA
- a CDS encoding KamA family radical SAM protein, whose protein sequence is MSDKIAVRTNKLRVFQRKDIDDIPQLAALPASEREAMKVVAAVLPFRVNSYVIDELIDWSRVPDDPMYRLTFPHRDMLGADDYRRVERLLRENAPSDVVAAAARDIQHRLNPHPAGQLELNVPLLDGRPVAGIQHKYPETVLFFPTQGQTCHAYCTYCFRWPQFVGLDDMKFASKEASDLVRYVEAHPSVTSVLLTGGDPLVMRTALLRRYIEPLLAVPQIASIRLGTKSMAYWPARFVEDSDAEDLLRLFEEVVAAGKNLAFMAHYSHPRELDTPMAERAIARVLATGATVRCQAPLIRHVNDDAKVWETMWRRQVRLGAIPYYMFVERDTGARHYFEVPLVQAYSIFRDAYARVSGLARTVRGPSMSALPGKVVVDGVPEILGRRVFALRFLQARDPAWVGRPFFANYDPQATWFDALRPAFGESSFFFEPGLERMKRARRVNGASKPRLPLLDDAAVA, encoded by the coding sequence GTGTCCGACAAGATTGCCGTCCGTACCAACAAGCTTCGTGTCTTCCAGCGCAAGGACATCGACGACATCCCGCAGCTCGCGGCGCTGCCCGCCTCCGAGCGCGAGGCGATGAAGGTCGTCGCCGCGGTGCTCCCCTTCCGGGTGAACAGCTACGTGATCGACGAGCTCATCGACTGGAGCCGCGTCCCCGACGACCCGATGTATCGCCTCACGTTCCCGCACCGCGACATGCTCGGCGCGGACGATTATCGGCGCGTCGAGCGCCTCTTGCGGGAGAACGCCCCGTCCGACGTCGTGGCCGCCGCCGCGCGTGACATCCAGCATCGATTGAACCCCCACCCGGCGGGCCAGCTCGAGCTCAACGTGCCCCTGCTCGACGGGCGGCCGGTCGCGGGGATCCAGCACAAATACCCCGAGACGGTGCTCTTTTTCCCCACGCAGGGGCAGACCTGCCACGCGTATTGCACGTATTGCTTCCGCTGGCCCCAGTTCGTCGGGCTCGACGATATGAAATTCGCCAGCAAGGAGGCCTCGGACCTCGTCCGTTACGTCGAGGCGCACCCCTCCGTGACCAGCGTCCTCTTGACGGGCGGCGACCCGCTCGTCATGCGCACCGCGCTGCTCCGGCGTTACATCGAGCCGCTGCTCGCGGTGCCGCAGATCGCGTCGATCCGGCTCGGGACGAAATCGATGGCCTACTGGCCGGCGCGCTTCGTCGAGGACAGCGACGCCGAGGACCTCCTGCGCCTCTTCGAGGAGGTCGTGGCCGCCGGCAAGAACCTCGCCTTCATGGCGCATTACAGCCACCCGCGCGAGCTCGACACGCCCATGGCCGAGCGCGCGATCGCGCGTGTGCTCGCCACCGGCGCCACCGTGCGCTGCCAGGCGCCGCTGATCCGCCACGTCAACGACGACGCGAAGGTGTGGGAGACGATGTGGCGCCGCCAGGTCCGCCTCGGGGCGATCCCCTATTACATGTTCGTCGAGCGTGACACGGGCGCGCGCCATTATTTCGAGGTGCCGCTCGTCCAGGCGTATTCGATCTTCCGGGACGCCTACGCGCGGGTCTCGGGGCTCGCGCGGACCGTGCGTGGCCCCTCGATGAGCGCGCTGCCCGGCAAGGTGGTCGTCGACGGCGTGCCCGAGATCCTGGGCCGGCGTGTCTTCGCCTTGCGGTTCCTCCAGGCCCGTGATCCGGCCTGGGTCGGGCGCCCGTTCTTCGCGAATTACGACCCGCAGGCCACGTGGTTCGACGCGCTCCGCCCTGCCTTCGGGGAGTCCTCGTTCTTCTTCGAGCCCGGGCTCGAGCGCATGAAGCGCGCGCGGCGGGTGAACGGGGCGTCGAAGCCCCGGCTGCCCCTCCTCGACGACGCGGCGGTGGCCTGA
- a CDS encoding universal stress protein has protein sequence MLRCNQTAGLRATSSTRTPRMPRLAAQANASRGRILFAACASGAPTQALRRAVALATALDADLFLLRVTPHASPEARRRFSNELFGAVVLVDRTLTTLRQTRAWCDAVLPEPLPSGHIQVRSGDFIEEVVSEARALGAALIVLPPDEGHSGSRVTAISTRANVPVLVARPSTGVETILAATDLQDHELPVLRRAASFARRLGTEVVLVHNVPPTPVVPAWKSFFAHDRSALFSRLARLRKAATSVDVDSTDAVVKRDASAVDAILAAAREKDVDIVVVGTRARRPGISTHVSSVASRIVERARRSVLVTPVRARPPYAALPS, from the coding sequence ATGCTGCGATGCAACCAGACGGCCGGCCTTCGCGCGACGAGCTCGACGCGGACACCGCGTATGCCGCGCCTCGCCGCGCAGGCGAATGCCTCTCGCGGGCGGATCCTCTTTGCTGCATGCGCATCGGGCGCCCCGACCCAGGCCCTCCGCCGCGCCGTGGCGCTCGCGACCGCGCTCGACGCCGATCTGTTCTTGCTCCGGGTAACGCCGCACGCCTCGCCCGAGGCGCGGCGGCGATTCTCGAACGAGCTCTTCGGCGCCGTCGTGCTCGTGGACCGCACCCTCACGACGCTCCGGCAGACCCGCGCGTGGTGCGACGCCGTGCTCCCCGAGCCATTGCCGTCGGGCCACATCCAGGTGCGCTCGGGCGATTTCATCGAGGAGGTCGTGAGCGAGGCCCGCGCGCTCGGCGCGGCGCTCATCGTCCTTCCCCCCGACGAGGGGCATAGCGGCAGCCGCGTGACGGCCATCTCGACCCGGGCCAACGTGCCCGTCCTCGTGGCCCGGCCGAGCACGGGGGTCGAGACGATCCTCGCGGCGACCGACCTGCAAGACCACGAGCTGCCCGTCCTGCGCCGCGCGGCGAGCTTCGCGCGGCGCCTCGGGACCGAGGTCGTCCTCGTCCACAACGTCCCGCCGACGCCGGTCGTCCCCGCGTGGAAATCGTTCTTCGCGCACGACCGGTCGGCCCTGTTCTCGCGGCTCGCGCGCCTCCGCAAGGCCGCGACCTCCGTCGACGTCGACTCCACGGACGCCGTCGTCAAGCGGGACGCGAGCGCCGTGGACGCGATCCTCGCGGCGGCGCGCGAGAAGGACGTCGATATCGTCGTCGTCGGCACGCGCGCGCGGCGGCCGGGCATCTCGACCCACGTGAGCAGCGTGGCGAGCCGGATCGTCGAGCGCGCCCGGCGCTCGGTCCTGGTCACGCCCGTGCGCGCCCGGCCGCCCTACGCGGCGCTGCCCTCATGA